Sequence from the Lepidochelys kempii isolate rLepKem1 chromosome 7, rLepKem1.hap2, whole genome shotgun sequence genome:
TCCTGGTCTACTCCCTAGACAATGCTCTTTTCCAGGGCTGGAAATAGAGCCCAGGAGTTCTGACACCCAGTCCCTTACTCTAACCATGTGACACACTGCCTCTGGAATAATCAAACTGCCCTACACCCTTCCAGCAGCCGACCCCAAGGACTGTTCTGCCCTAGCATGCTGcagaccccactccctctgtCTGCTCTTGCTGGAATTTGAGTCCTCTCCATGTACAACCCTGTTCCTAACTGCCGTGGCTGTGGGCTTCCTGGGAGAGGGGGCCAGGTGTCATCGCCATGCgggaaggaggaggtggggacTAGCGCAAGGGAGGAAAGCTGCATGGAGACAGAGGCCCAGATCTGAGTTTTATTTGTTCGTGAAGGATTAGGTGCTGTCGCCGCAGAGTTTGGGTGGAAGCTCCCTGAATGATCGATCCCAGGCTGGTAGCAAGTTTGGCCTCCGTGTGGCTCCCAGGGGCTGGGTCGCTCCTCACAAGCCAAGCAGTGCTGCGCGTGGGTGTCAGCATGTGCTCCGGTGAGGCTCACAGCAGGATTAAGGCACATCATTGGGGCTGTGATAGGGCTGAAGTAGCCGGGGGTGCtacaggtcaggattgaggtgtgCAGGACAGGAttgggggcactggcagagctgggtgggggcagggctggagtcaCGGGGGGGCTGAAGGGCAGGAttgggggcactggcagagctggagtAGCAGGGGcgctgcagggcaggagcaggggcatTGACACAGCTATGGAGCTAGGATTTGCAGGACGGGTTTGCACTAGAATGTGCAGCTGGGGAACCTGCCCTCAATACCCCCAGTCTCACCCCATGCTAGTGGCCAGGCAGCTTCGATAAACCTTTCAAAtctaatcattttaaaaagaaggaaaaggagcAAGCACCTAACTGCCAGGAGGGCACCTCTGGCTTCGTGGCCACCATTTGCTAACCCCCCAGTGTGCTGCGATTGTCTGAGATCGGGAAGGAGCCATCAATTAAGTACCCGCTCTAGTGAGAGAAAGAAGCTGTGGGCCCCAGATCCTCCACAGGAGGTGTGCACCAAAGAGCCAGCCATGTGCCTGACAGATCGCGCACTGGAGGTCTGGGGAAGAAAAGAGGCCACTCGTCACTCCAGGCTCTTCAGGAAGTCCAGCAGGCCCAGGTGCCACTCCTCCGGCTTGTCCAGGTAACAGGCATGTCCTGCTCCTTTCAGCAGGAGCACCTTGTGATTGGGGAGGTTCTTGAGGTTGTTCAGGCTTATTTCCCCGAGCTGGGTGTCCTGGTCCCCATACACAATCAGCGTGGGGGTCTAGCAGGAGGGGACACAAGGCACAAGAGCTCAGACAGTGGGTACGGGCGTACTGCTTGCTTTGATCACCAGGGCCAGTGGCACAAGAGGGAGGCTAGAACCTGGCAACTCTGGGAGAGTGTATCCCTGCCTGGGAGCTTCACTGGTTCTGAGCATTGCTTCGTGCCCCCCGTGGGTCTGGGAATTTCCTCTCGAATTGAGTTGTTGGGAATGATCCCTTTCTAGGAACCAGCTCCTCAAAGACAATTGGGTGCTTAACTCTCACGGAAATCAGGGCATCTGCTGACCCCCAGCATTCAGACCAACGCTGGAGATGGGGAGCTGGAGCCTTAAGGGGCTGCTGTCCAGAGTCAGGTGAGATGTCAAAAATGGCAAATCATGAAGCTAAAAACCAaggtgtgtgttggagggggaTAGAACTGGAGGCTaaaagcagggatgggcaaaggTTCAAAGGCTCGGTGCTTGGGCGAGGGTCATGTGATCTGGATGTGCCATGGATGTTTTAAATCTGGAAGAATAGGACACATTTTCTTCGGACTATTTGTTGTATTCCTTCACCCACATGCCCAGGCCCCAGACTGTCAGCTGGTGCAAACGGGCCATAACCATAGGGTATGTGACCCAAGGAATTCCCACAGGGTCTGGGAATCCTCCAGCCCTGCATGGTTGCCATGACAGCCCTCCCACCATCCTGGCTTTCGGAGAAGGGGATGAAAAGGAGGGTCCCGGCGCTCAATCCTGAGTGCCAGAACTGCCCTGAGAGGCTGTTGGCAGAGCAGCCCTGCTCTGTTACCCTGTGCACTGGCCCAGTTGCTGGCTAGCCCAGGATAAAGATGCAGGGGAGGCGTAAAGATAGCATTGTCACTTTGACTCCCCTCCGCCTGCTTGGATGCTGCTTAGGATCTGGTCCCACTGCACAGAGCCCAAGAGAATAGAAACATTCAAACTAATATACTGAAAACCAGCAGCTAAAACGCCCTCTCTGTGCATAAAAatgtccctcccagccctgcactTCCCAGGGCTGCACGCAAGGACAGGGTTTCccaggggggagctgggagcgaCCCATTGCCAGTGGGCTCAGGCTCCCTTTTTTAGCCCTGCAGAATTCAGACCCTACCCCCGGATCACGGGTGCAGGGCTGAGGATGGCTCTTACAGCAGGGTTATTTTAGGAGGAGGGGATACAAGTTCCACACTGGGGGAAAAAGAAGGAACATTTTCTCCAGcaggttgattttaaaaaaataaagggggggcGGGTGGGAATGGTTGAAACTGGTGGGGGCTGGAGCATTAGAACAAGGGCAAACGAGAGGGATCAGTGAGCACAGGGTGAGGGAGGTGGTGAAAGGGGCCTGGGAAATGCAGATTGTCCCACGGGTCTGCCAGCTAGTGGAGGGGCTCAGGTCACAAGGGTGTAACACCACTGTGTGAGGTGGGGCTACACCAGGAATGGATGTGGCCCAGCATAAAACTGTGCAGGGCAGCACCTAGGCCTTGAGTCATAAGGCCAGGCTACAGGTGCTGGTTTCTGTCACGCTGATTGTGCTACACGGAGTGCTTTGTCCTGATGGAGCTTGAGTATTACTGCTGGACATTCCCTTTAGTGGGGGCTTGGATTCGGATTCTCCGGTTCCCCCACTGCTCTGTTACACGTCTGCAACCTCGATTCCCTTCACCCACTTCCCGGTGTCTGCCCAGTGCCTTAGCtcttccaccccatcccccagcctaGTGTTCTCTGCCCCTGCCTGGACACCGGAGTCCCCAACGACAGAGACTTGCCCCTTCCCTGCCAGTCCAGGGGCTGTACCTTTATGCTGGTGTACTGCGTGGCGGGGAACTTCTCGGTGCAGATGGGCGCCACCGGCACGTAGGCCTGGACCAGCTGGCTGTGCTGGAAGAGGAATGGGAGCGAATACATCCCGCTGAGGGATGGGCTGATCACAACCACctggcccagctgcagggccTCACAGACAGCCTTCAGGAAACCCCCAGGGGCAGGCTGCCCAACAGGAGCCGGAGCTGTCGCCTCCTTGGAATGGCCAAGCCCTGGACCACGTGAGACAAAACCCCTCTGTGTTACGGATATTGCTGGCAGGCCCCTCGCGAGAAATCTGCAGTCCTGGTGCATCACGTTCACTGGGGCCCTACCCCTTCCCAATTCACACCCCCCACATCACCCCAGTTACAGacttgggggggggcagattCCCCCCCCCATCAGCCCTGGTCCCCAGACAGACAAAAACAGTATAGAGGTGGGCAGGGAGATGGCAATAGTCTGGCCCCTAGTGTCACAACAGGGTCATTCCTCAGCTTTCACTGACAGTATGATTCAGAAAAGGTGCAGGGAGCTacggagggggctgggagccagaacacCTGGGTTCTGCTCCACAGGCCGTGAGAAAATGGCATCTGCTAGTTAAAGGGAAGGACCTGAGTGAgaacacctgggttctagtctcagtTATGCTGTTGACTCCTGGTATATGTGTGGGTCAGGCATGAAACCTCTccaagcctcagtttccccatctgatcCCATATCACAGGGGAGTTACGGGGTATAGGGAATGCTCGTGAAAGCTCTCAGGGGGAGATGCTAGAGCCATGCACAGCGTGAGTGCTCCTATGATGGGACGTTCCTCGCCCGAGGAGCTTATGCCACCCCGGCACCTGAGGGCTgttctcccacccagccccacccatgGGGCTGTGCATTGACGGGATTCCTCCAGTGGCCGAGCAGCTGTACCTGGCAGATCGATGGCCACAGCGCGGTAGCCAGCATCCGCCAGCTTAGACAGCGTCTGCAGGTTGAGCCAGGTCTCAGATGAAAAGCGAATGCCGTGGAGCAGCAGGACAGACAGCTTGGGGGCCTGCTGGGCCGGATTGGCCTGCCGGTAGAACAGGGTTTGCCCATCCACCGTGATGGTGCCCACCGTCACCTGCGGGGTGGCCATGGCCTCCCTGTTCGTGCTTTCAAGCAGTCCTGAAAGAGACGGGAACCTGGGctgagccctgtgcccccccagaATGGACTCTGGGCACAGTCCCTGATCTAGGCACAAAGGACCCTATTTACTTAGCTCTTCACTGCCTCATCTCAATGCTAGTGGGTGGACAGTATAACACTGGGGGTTGCTGTCCATTCACTGGGATGGCCTCATCAGGtacgcgggggtgggggggatggtaCACTTGGAAActttgtttttggaggggggatgAATAGGGGATCACAGGGGAATGGGAGAGCAAGTAGCAGTGGGGCAGGCCAGTAGCGACCCAGGAACAGACTGGGCGTGTCTGGGCAGATATTTAGAGAGAAGACCTATTATCTGATCCAATACCAGTTGGCTAATGAAAGTAAGTGAATGCACTCTTCACCCTTCTACAAAACTGCAATCAGTGGGGCTTCAATCAAATTGACAAGTTAGGATATTCACAGCTGATTTGTGGCAATACTTAGAAGGTAGTATACTGTTCACTGGTGGAACTTACTGCTCCAGGAGCCCAGCAGGTTTTCACAGAGGATCAGACATGTACAATGACAGTGAGATCACGCATTGTTCCCTTAGAAAaggatacttgtggcaccttagagagcttatgctcaaataaatcggttagtctctaaggtactccttttttttttttttttttttttttgcaaatacagactaacacagctgctactctgaaacctgttccattAGAGAGAGGGTTTTTAACGAATCCTCCTGAGCCAGGGCATGACCTGCTCAGTGAGCAGGTTCAGGAAGAAACAGCTGTGGAGGGCCCCGGGGCCAACCCTGCAGGGGCGGGGGGCCCCATGGCTAAGGCTgcagggggggcggggttggccccagagggcggggggccccatGGCTAAGGCTGCAGGGTTGGCCCCAGAAGGCAGGGTTGGCAccgtggctaaggctgcgggGTGGCCCCAGAAGGCAGGGTTGGCTccgtggctaaggctgcggggggggTTGGCCCCAGAAGGCGGGGTTGGCCCCATGGCTAAGGCTgcggccccagagggcggggcggagttggccccagagggcgggggggccCGTGGCTAAGGCTCGGGAGGGGGCGGgtgttggccccagagggcggggggccccgtggctaaggctggggagggggcggggttggccccagagggcggggggccccgtggctaaggctggggagggggcggggttggccccagagggcggggttggcccgtggctaaggctggggagggggcggggttggccccagagggcggggggccccgtggctaaggctggggagggggcggggttggccccagagggcggggggccccgtggctaaggctggggaggggggggggttggccccagagggcggggggccccgtggctaaggctggggagggggcggggttggccccagagggcggggggccccgtggctaaggctggggagggggcggggttggccccagagggcggggggccccgtggctaaggctgcggggggcggggttggccccgtggctaaggctggggagggggccccgtggctaaggctcgggagggggcggggttggccccagagggcgggggggcccgtggctaaggctcgggagggggcggggttggccccagagggcggggtggccccgtggctaaggctggggagggggcggggttggccccagagggcggggttggccccgtagctaaggctggggagggggcggggttggcccagagggcggggggccccgtggctaaggctgcggggggcggggttggccccgtggctaaggctggggagggggcggggttggccccagaggcgggggccccgtggctaaggctggggggggggggttggccccagagggcggggggccccgtggctaaggctggggagggggcggggttggccccagagggcgggggggccccgtggctaaggctgggagggggcggggttggccccagagggcgggttggccgtggctaaggctggggaggggcgggggttggccccagagggcggggttgGCCCGTGGCttaggctggggagggggcggggttggccccagagggcggggttggccccgtagctaaggctgggggaggggcggggttggccccagagggcggggggccccgtggctaaggctgcgggggggggggttggccccagagggcgggggcccgtggctaaggctggggagggggcggggttggccccagagggcggggggccccgtggctaaggctggggagggggcggggttggccccagagggcggggggcccccgtggctaaggctggggagggggcggggttggccccagagggcggggttggcccgtggctaaggctggggagggggcggggttggccccagaggggcGGGGGTTggcccgtggctaaggctggggagggggcggggttggccccagagggcggggggcccccgtggctaaggctggggagggggcggggttggccccagagggcggggggccccgtggctaaggctggggagggggggggttggccccagagggcggggggccccgtggctaaggctggggaggggcggggttggccccagagggcggggggccccgtggctaaggctggggaggggggggggttggccccagagggcggggggccccgtggctaaggctggggagggggcgggggttggccccagagggcggggggcccgtggctaaggctgcggggggcggggttggccccgtggctaaggctggggagggggccccgtggctaaggctcgggagggggcggggttggccccagagggcggggggggccccgtggctaaggctggggagggggcggggttggccccagagggcggggttggccccgtggctaaggctggggagggggcggggttggcccagagggcgggggggcccgtggctaaggctgcggggggcggggttggccccgtggctaaggctggggagggggcggggttggccccagagggcggggggctccgtggctaaggctggggggggggttggccccagagggcgggggggccccatggctaaggctggggagggggcggggttggccccagagggcggggggccccgtggctaaggctggggagggggcggggttggcccagagggcggggggccccgtggctaaggctggggagggggcggggttggccccagagggcggggttggccccgtggctaaggctggggagggggctgggttggccccagagggcggggttggccccgtagctaaggctggggagggggcggggttggcccagagggcggggggccccgtggctaaggctgcggggggcggggttggccccgtggctaaggctggggagggggccccgtggctaaggctcgggagggggcggggttggcccagagggcggggggccccgtggctaaggctcggagggggcggggttggccccagagggcggggttggccccgtggctaaggctggggagggggcggggttggccccagagggcggggggccccgtggctaaggctggggagggggcggggttggcccagagggcggggggccccgtggctaaggctgcggggggcggggctggccccagagggcggggggccccgtggctaaggctgcggggggcggggttggccccgtggctaggctggggagggggcggggttggccccagagggcgggggggccccgtggctaaggctcgggagggggcggggttggccccagagggcggggggccccgtggctaaggctcgggaggggcggggttggcccccagagggcggggttggccccgtggctaaggctggggagggggcggggttggccccagaggcgGGGttgggccccgtggctaaggctggggagggggcggggttggcccagagggcggggggccccgtggctaaggctgcggggggcggggttggccccgtggctaaggctggggagggggcggggttggccccagagggcggggggctccgtggctaaggctggggggggggggttggccccagagggcggggggccccgtggctaaggctggggagggggcggggttggccccagagggcggggggccccgtggctaaggctggggagggggcggggttggccccagagggcggggggccccgtggctaaggctggggagggggcgggggttggccccagagggcggggggccccgtggctaaggctggggaggggcggggttggccccgagggcggggttggccccgtggctaaggctggggagggggcggggttggccccagagggcggggttggccccgtagctaaggctggggagggggcggggttggcccagagggcggggggccccgtggctaagggctgcgggggggcggggttggccccgtggCCCTAAGGCTGGGAGGGGgccggggttggccccagagggcggggggccccgtggctaaggctggggaggggcggactctgagatagcgcgtNNNNNNNNNNNNNNNNNNNNNNNNNNNNNNNNNNNNNNNNNNNNNNNNNNNNNNNNNNNNNNNNNNNNNNNNNNNNNNNNNNNNNNNNNNNNNNNNNNNNNNNNNNNNNNNNNNNNNNNNNNNNNNNNNNNNNNNNNNNNNNNNNNNNNNNNNNNNNNNNNNNNNNNNNNNNNNNNNNNNNNNNNNNNNNNNNNNNNNNNGGGTTGGCCCAGAGGgcgggggccccgtggctaaggcggcgggggcggggttggccccgtggctaaggctggggagggggcggggttggcccagagggcgggggggccccgtggctaaggctgcggggggccccagagggcggggggccccgtggctaaggctgggagggggcggggttggccccagagggcggggggcccgtggctaaggctgcggggggcggggttggccccgtggctaaggctgggagggggcgggttggccccagagggcggggggccccgtggctaaggctgcggggggcgggggttggccccgtggctaaggctgggggggttggccccagagggcggggggccccgtggctaaggctgcggggggcggggttggccccgtagctaaggctggggagggggcgggggttggcccagagggcggggggccccgtggctaaggctgcggggggcggggttggccccgtggctaaggctggggagggggcggggttggcccagagggcgggggggccccgtggctaaggctgcggggggggggccccagagggcggggggccccgtggctaaggctggggggggggcccgaggtggggggggcggggttggccccagagggcggggttggccccgtggctaaggctggggagggggcggggttggccccagagggcggggttggccccgtagctaaggctggggagggggcggggttggcccagagggcggggggccccgtggctaaggctgcggggggcggggttggccccgtggctaaggctggggagggggccccgtggctaaggctcgggagggggcggggttggccccagagggcggggggccccgtggctaaggctcgggagggggcggggttggccccagagggcggggttggccccgtggctaaggctggggagggggcggggttggccccagagggcggggggccccgtggctaaggctggggagggggcggggttggcccagagggcggggggcccccgtggctaaggctgcgggggcggggctggccccagagggcggggggccccgtggctaaggctgcggggggcggggttggccccgtggctaaggctggggagggggcggggttggccccagagggcggggggccccgtggctaaggctcgggaggggcggggttggccccagagggcggggggccccgtggctaaggctcgggagggggcggggttggccccagagggcggggttggccccgtggctaaggctggggagggggcggggttggccccagagggcggggttggccccgtggctaaggctggggagggggcggggttggcccagagggcggggggccccgtggctaaggctgcggggggcggggttggccccgtggctaaggctggggagggggcggggttggccccagagggcggggggctccgtggctaaggctggggggggggggggttggccccagagggcggggggccccgtggctaaggctggggagggggcggggttggccccagagggcggggggccccgtggctaaggctggggagggggcggggttggccccagagggcggggggccccgtggctaaggctggggagggggcggggttggccccagagggcggggggccccgtggctaaggctggggagggggcggggttggccccagagggcggggttggccccgtggctaaggctggggagggggcggggttggccccagagggcggggttggccccgtagctaaggctggggagggggcggggttgcccagagggcggggggccccgtggctaaggctgcggggggcggggttggccccgtggctaaggctggggaggggcggggttggccccagagggcggggggccccgtggctaaggctggggagggggcggggttggccccagagggcggggggcccgtggctaaggctcgggagggggcggggggttggccccagagggcggggttggccccgtggctaaggctgcggggggggggggttggccccagagggcggggggccccgtggctaaggctcgggagggggcggggttggccccagagggcggggggccccgtggctaaggctgcggggggcggggttggcccgtggctaaggctgggttggccccagagggcggggggccccgtggctaaggctgcggggggcgggggttggccCCGtagctaaggctggggagggggcggggttggcccagagggcgggggggccccgtggctaaggctgcggggggcggggttggccccgtggctaaggctggggagggggcggggttggcccagagggcggggggccccgtggctaaggctgcggggggccccagagggcggggggccccgtggctaagctggggagggggcggggttggccccagagggcggggggccccgtggctaaggctgcggggggcggggttggcccgtggctaaggctggggagggggcggggttggccccagagggcggggggccccgtggctaaggctgcggggggcggggttggccccgtggctaaggctgggttggccccagagggcggggggccccgtggctaaggctgcgggggggcggggttggccccgtatgctaggctggggagggggcggggttggcccagagggcggggggccccgtggctaaggctgcgggggcggggttggccccgtggctaaggctggggagggggcggggttggccagagggcggggggccccgtggctaaggctgcggggggccccagagggcggggggccccgtggctaaggctggggagggggcggggttggccccagagggcgggggggccccgtggctaaggctgcggggggcggggttggccccgtggctaaggctggggagggggcggggttggccccagagggcggggggccccgtggctaaggctgcggggggcggggttggccccgtggctaaggctgggttggccccagagggcgggggggccccgtggctaaggctgcggggggcggggttggccccgtagctaaggctggggagggggcggggttggcccagagggcggggggccccgtggctaaggctgcgggggggcggggttggccccgtggctaaggctggggagggggcggggttggcccagagggcggggggccccgtggctaaggctgcggggggccccagagggcggggggccccgtggctaaggctggggagggggcggggttggccccagagggcggggttggccccgtggctaaggctggggaggggcggggttggccccagagggcgggggttGGCCCCGtagctaaggctggggagggggcggggttggcccagagggcggggggccccgtggctaaggctgcggggggcggggttggccccgtggctaaggctggggagggggccccgtggctaaggctcgggagggggcggggttggccccagagggcggggggccccgtggctaaggctcgggagggggcggggttggccccagagggcggggttggccccgtggctaaggctgggg
This genomic interval carries:
- the ABHD14B gene encoding putative protein-lysine deacylase ABHD14B, with amino-acid sequence MATPQVTVGTITVDGQTLFYRQANPAQQAPKLSVLLLHGIRFSSETWLNLQTLSKLADAGYRAVAIDLPGLGHSKEATAPAPVGQPAPGGFLKAVCEALQLGQVVVISPSLSGMYSLPFLFQHSQLVQAYVPVAPICTEKFPATQYTSIKTPTLIVYGDQDTQLGEISLNNLKNLPNHKVLLLKGAGHACYLDKPEEWHLGLLDFLKSLE